The genomic segment GGGGATTTTTTCCTTAAACACATAGTTTTCGATATCAGAATCAAAAGCTTGGGTGGTGAATTGGTTTGAATAGATACGATTTGCGCGTCCCTTTTTCGGAGAAAGACTATGCAAAGAGTCTGGGAGCTAAATGGGATCTTGAGAAAAAAGTGTGGTATATCTCAGACGAGATAGATCTCGAACCATTTCAGAAATGGTTCCCTACTAAAGTAGAGAGCTTTAATGTTCGTGCAAATAGCTTTGAAATTGCCGAATCCGTTCAAACGTGTTGGAAGTGTCAGAAGAAGACAAGAGTATTTTCATTTTGCTTACCTGAGGGCTTTGAATTGTTAGAAGAACATGGAGAAAGTGTAGAACGTTGGGTACGCCAAGATTACTCTACTATGCCAAGTAATATAACTGTTTTATCTGATAGGGTTCTTGATGTGATCCAGAGAATTACCACTCGATATGTTGTTAACTTCAGCAAAACGGCTTCTCATTCATACTACTTAAACCATTGTGAGCATTGTAATTCAAAACAAGGTGATTTCTATTTGCATAGTGAACCCGGGAATGCCTTTTTCCCGATGTCAGATGAAGAAATGGACCAAATAAAAATGCAGCAATTCAATCTACCTTTTTCAGCGTATGCTACTTCATTTTCAATAGGGACATTCTTTGATTGATTTTTTTATTTGAAATAGCGTTCATTCGTTGATATTAAAGCATTTAAACCTTACATTGATATTAATAATAAAGTTAATAAGCTTGAAAATGATACGGTAAATATTAATGATAATATAATGTGTCACAATCAGCCCATTCTGACGAGGATAGCTACTTAGCTTTCTCAGCATAAGGGAGGCGGGAACTCAAGGTCGTCCCGGCGGAAGTGAAGGTCGTGGAGCATGTGCGCTATGTGCATGATTGCCGCCATAGTGAGCAGGAAGCGATTTCTACGCCGAGCGTGACCGCCCCGATACCCGCTCCTGTTGTGCCAGGCAGTCTGGTGTCGCCGTCAATGATTGCGTATGTGATGAGCCAGAAGTACGTGGTCGATCGTGGCCTCTTGCCATGCGGATGAGGTGTCGAATACCGATATCAGGTACCCGGCGTGCTGGAGACACCGAGCGATTGGCTTTCACCATCCGACCGAACTCCAGCACACCGATTCGTGCCGACACCTATTGCTCCCGGTCGACGGACTGCACGAGCATGTCGGTCATCGTTACGGAGTCTGATCATAGAGCCGTCGGTTCGTGCCGGACGTATTGTTGCGCCACGCTCGCTGCACCCGATCAGTGCACCGGTCGAAGCGGTCAGGGCAGCAGCATCAGCCATCCGGAGCGGCGTACTTCCCGTCCGGCTCGAATGTCGTTCCATTGGACGAGTCCAGCTCCACGTGGGTGGTTCCGCGATTGTCGGTCAGCACGAGCATGCGCGAGCCGACGACGGGGACGCGGTCGGCGCTGGTGCGCATGTGCGCTGAGACGACACGAGGAGTACCGTCGACAATGTAAGCTACCTCGACCGTGAACATCGGGAGATCGAAGAGCCAGCGGTTCGCGAAGCTTACGGCGGTCAGCGTCCCGGTGAATGACGAGCCCTCCACGCGGAGGCGACCGATGTTCGCCTGACGCCGCCGGGCGTGGGCGATCGACCCGGGCAACCGTAGGAGCGTTATGGCGGCCCAGAGGGCGAAGCTGGCTCCGACGACGGCGCCGAACTCTGGCGGGATCGTAGGCGACGTTGCGATGGCCTCGAGGTCGAAGGGACGCGACGGATCGCTTGTCAGCGTCCAAAGCAGGAGGACTCCTGCGTCTGCGACGAGTCCTCCTGAGACCGCGAGTGACGCGAACAGGCCGGCGACCCTGATCTGTCCGAACTGCTCGACTGCTCGCGAGTACAATCCGCCGGTCGCACCGATCGCGACAAACAACAGCACCACGGCGACGCCCACCGTGACCGGATGACCGAGGAACATGCTGATCGCCGGTGTCGGCGCCAGGCCGAGCAGAGCACCGAACGGCACGCAGCCTGTCAGCACCCACAGTGCAGCGGCTGCGAGCAGCCATGGCAGCAGCGGAGCCGCGCGTCCGACGCGACGTCCCGGCCGGAGCACAGTCATCCGTCCGTCGGTGTCCGTGGTGGAGAACAACGGCAGCGTCTCGATGTGCTCCTGCTGACCCTCCGCAGCATCCTGATTATATTTAGTCATACACACCTTCACCTCCATAATTTTTTGGCGTCTTTACTACTGAATCAGCGTGCATGGCCAACATCTCTTTAAAGGTCTGTGGGAAAGGAACAATCCCCTTCCCGGTCATGAAAGTCGTAAATCACTTGAGGTATATTCAAGGCTGGAACTACTGATGCGTAGTTTGAATATCAGGAGGTTATCAAACAGTTTCCAAGATCTTCTGTTAATTTGTGGGTGTGCCAGCGACACTGGTACTACCCCTAATTGTGAGATAAACCATGAAATAATGCATGGCACTATTGTTTGGACAAATACGTAGTAGTGTTCATAGTTACAGTCATTCTGTGATAGGAGAAGGAAGATGGAATTAGGTTGGAGTTGGGATGCCGTTTTACCTGCCCTTGTGTCAAGCAGTGCAGTGTTTACTTTAGGTGGCTTTTTGCTAAAACATATTCTAACAAGGAAGATAGATTCGCATTTTAATATCAGAATGGAAGACCATAAAAATATCCTAAGTAACCAGCTCGAAACACATAAACAACAATTAAATGTACTAACTGAGACTGCCAAGTATGATCTTCAGAGAAAGATGCATGATTTCAGTTTGAATCGTCAAAAAAGTCACGAGATATATCTAGAAATTTATAAATATGCAGTAACTATTTCACAAAAGATAGAAGAGTTGAAGAAAGAATGGGGGGTTCAATTTATTAAAACTCTCCCGGAGAATGAATTCAAAAACTATTTAAAGAATAGAAATGTGGATGATGACAGAATAGATGACTTATTTCAGAAGAGAGAAAACCCTTTCTTTATTAACGATGTTCAGTTTTGGATTAAGAAGAATGAATTAGATGTAATAAAGCAAGAATATCAAAAGGGCCATTCAATATTCTTATCATCAAGGTTTTATTTATCAGACGATGCTGAATGGTTACTTGGTGAACTGTTTAAATTGTATGGCAAGCAGATAAATAATTGGGGTAACGCCATTCTTTGGAGAACAGCAACTAGTAATTGGTATGGAGACCAAAAGAAGAAAACTGAAATGTCAATTCAAAATAACGAGAAAACTATAGATGATTTAATGAAAAAAATAAAAATTCAAATAAAGGCTGAGCTATCAATTGCTGAAGGCTAAAGAATAACAAAGTACGAAGGCTTTTCTTTTGACCTCTTCTATCGATAGCATAAGGTAGAGAAAACAAAAAGAGTAATAGAAGTGGGGGGATTCTTCTAATGCTCTGCACCACCAAACACTAAACCAAATTTATTTAAAAATTATTACGATCGCCTTGTAAAGGGCAGAGGAATGAGCAAGCGCAAAGCAATTGGACATCTTTGTGGAAAGATAGCTCAAGTTATGTATTCTTGCTTAAAAACAACTCTATGCACGATCCAAATGTTCATGCCAAACAGTTAGGGGTTTCTTGGGGAGAGACAGCGGCTAACGTTATTAGAATACCGGTTAATATAGATGAAATTGAAAGCGATGCTGCGGTAATGTCCGAGGAAATAGATTCTTAATGGGCGCGATTGTATAAGAAGTGTATAAAAAGGAGCTGAACCTAATTAAAACTAAGATTAATCATCCTTATGTATATTTTTTTATGGAACCGAACGTAGTTATTGTTTTTAAAATTGAGAACAAAAACTATCTAACTGTATCCGATTTAAGTGAAAAAGGCGAGTGGAAAACGTTTGAAATCAATCGTGGAGATGATTTTGATTCGTTTAATCACGAAGAACACAAACCACGTGTAGGTAAAGGATACTTTATTACACAGGATGATATGAACATTATGGTTGAAGAAATAAATAAACACATTCAAAAATGCCCTCAAACATTATTTCCTGGCGAAAAACATTGGAGTAACACAGTTAGTGCGGTGCATATCGTTTCGCCAGAATTTGCCGCAGGACCTTTAAGAGTTGGGCTAGAACGTCCTAAGATCGTGATCGGATTTCCAGACTTCTTATCCATTGGACCATTGAGGAATCTAGATGAAAAGATTGGACAAAAATTGCGCAATGAATGGTTACATGAGAATATCAACTTCGAGCAAGATGATTATGTATATCTGAATAAATTTACTAATACATTGCGTGAGATAGATGATATATCAGATCATGTTCCTATTTATATCTGGTGTGGTAATAATGCAGATGAACAAACCGGTCTTCGGTTTATTCTTTATTTGTTGCGGGATAAGAAAAATGACATATTTATTATTAATTCTACAAAATTTTATCAACGATATATAACTTCTAAAGTTGAAGAGCAGTATGTTTTTAGTACAGGTCAAATTGAAGCAAAGAATTTGAAGCTTATATTTGAGAAAAGTATTGAGGGCAAACCGTTATCTGATAGGGATCGTAAACAATTTAATAAAGAATGGGAAACACTATCACAATCCAAAGAAGTTCTTCGTTTATGGATTAATGATGAAATAAAAGGAGTACCAGAACATCATTTTGATACACTAATTCTAGAAACAATTGAAAAGTTACATCAAGAACAAGGAAACAAAGAGTTTTTGTTGACTGCAAGGGTGATTGGAGAAATATTGAAACAGATGAATGAGGTTATTGGTGATTTCTTCTTAGAGTATAGGATTAGGCATTTAATATATAGCGGGGTACTAGAGTTAAAAGGTATACCAAAATCAATGAGGCATTACAGAATTAGAATGCGTTGATTAATCAGGATCTTCCGCTAACCGGTTCGCTAGTTAAAACAAGCACAACGGATAGCTACTAAAATCTGCTGTGCTTATTTATTTTTCGGTATCCCCTACACGTGCTTAAAAATGCAATAATCATCATTTGCTTTCTAAATTTCAGGATTATAACGAGGTTGATAATATGAATTGTTGTTTGAGGAGTGCAAACAGTGAAAAATAATAGAGAAATTGAGAAGACGCTCGCATCCCTTTTTGACATTGGTGATCTATTCTCCATTTTAAAAAGAAAATATAAACCTCTCCCTTTGCAGAAAAGAGACAATGTAGAATATGAAGTCCAGTGGCAAAAAACTGAACTTGAAAAAGATGGCCATAAGGTAATTCACATTGCTCAAAATAAATTTGGCGAGAGAGTTATGCATATAGATTGTTCTTTGGTGACGGTTTGGACGATGTAGATATCAAACTGAGGGTGAAGCTGATCTCCAAAAAAGGTGTTATGGTTCCTGATCCTAATATTTTTCTAGAGTTTGATTCAGAACAAAAGCATTTACGGATTGCGGACATCCGCATGGAGGAGGATCAGGTTAACAAAGGGTATGGATCCATCATGATGAATGCCATTATGCAGCTCGGTAACGAATTGAATGTACAATGCATTACCGGATGGATTTCCCAAGTTGATTGGGACCATATCGAACGATTAGAGCATTTTTATAAGAAGTTTGGATTTAGTTGTGAGATAAATCATGAAATTAAACATGGCACTATCATTTGGAAAAATGCGGACTACATTAGGGAGTATAAAATTTGAAGTTACTGATGAACACTTCTCCTTTTCGACTGGAGCAAGGTTACGAATTAGGATTTGGTCCAAGCGTGTTTGATACAATGGCAGAGGTCATTCTGGCTTTTCGCGAACCGTGGCAGGATATTCTTTTCTCATATACGAACTGGGACAGAGAATTCGATCCGCATAGGGAGAATCTAATTGAAGATTCCGTGCACTGTTTCCACGCAGATATGATCTATGACCCTAATCAGACTATTTGCCTAAGGGTGAAGGAAATACTGCTTCATCATTATGCGCCTGAGAGTGATCTGAGAACTAATGAGGCCTTGATGGATCAAATGTTAGCCCGTTTTAGAGAAGTCCCATTAGATGAATTGGATGATGAACTTCTACGGAAGATTGGCACCGCTGTACACGAAATGAATTCGTTCTACACGCTAGAGGATCGTGATGAGGCAACGCAAACTTTTGTAAAAAACCGTTTGGTCGAAACCACTAGTTCCACCTGGCTGTACCCGTTTGAACGCCCAGTCAATTTGAAAAACCAATTATGGTATCGCGTTAACACGATAGAAGAAATCCTACGGTCATTCGAGCTAACAAGTTGGATGTTTGCCTGCGTGATCGTGAATCGGAATGCGCGGGTCGAAGATTACTGCTACTTACTCGACTATACCGAAGAACATGGAGATGAACATGACGGCATGGTACTATACATGTCCGCTAAGTGGCCTGAGCTTTCAAAGATGACGTTCTTCCGAAGTTGCAAATCCTGCTGGGCGATAAGCTCGAAATCATCAAATAGACCGTCCCTCGTACGCCTACTCGATAGTAAGAGCTACGAATTAGAGTGCAAGCCATTACATATGTTTTAAGACATGGACAAACAGGATTAAACAGAGAAGGGAGATTACAACATGTCGGATGAGATTATAGTGCACCCCGTCGCCTGGCCACCTGCCCCAATCAAGACCGAGCGGCTCGAGCTCCGCCAGTCTGAGGCCCGGGACCGTGTGGCGCTGATCGACCTGTTCGCCTCACCAGAGGTGGGCACCTACGTCGGCGGCTCCCGACCGCGTGACGAGCTCGAGCAAGCGCTGCCCGAGGTGCCCGGGCAGCGCTTCGGCTTCTTCGTGGTCGATCTCAACGGAACAACGATCGGCATGATCACGCTCGATCGGCGCGGCCCGGAGCGTAAGGGTCACATCCGTCCAGAGGGCGGGGAGCCCGAGCTCGGCTACATGTTCCTGCCGCAGGCGTGGGGACGCGGGTACGCCACCGAGGCGTGCGCAGCGGCGCTCGACTGGTTCGCCGAGTTGGAGCGGTTCGAGGACTACGGCGCCGAACAGTGGTTCGGCGTATGGTACCCGGGCACGCGTCCGATTGAGCTCATGCCCGACAGTGCGACGGCTCGCCGAGGCCGCTGATCAGCCGTCGGCCACGGTGAGCCGCTTGTGACAGTTTTAGTTTGGGAATTCCTTAATCACATTTTCAAGGTCTTTCTTCAATGAATCCAATTTAGGCTTATCGTTACTGAAAAGCCTATCATCATTTATTTTTCCCATAAGTTCACTTAGTTTCTTGAGTTCATCTTGTTTACCTTGGATCTCCAATAGGTTATTCTCATTTACTAATGACTGTATCTTTTTAAGATATTCTTTTTTATTCTGGTACAACGTTACGATTTCGGATTGTAATTGTTCATCGGCAATAATCTGTTTTGTTTCTCCATTGTTAAAGATAATGGATGGGAGGAAAAGGGGATTAGAAATCAAATAGCTATCAATCATTCCTGATAGATATGCCAACCTCTCTTTGTCTTTTACATTGGAGAGTTCTTTCGTAATAAGTTCAAACTGATAGACCGAGGAGGTATGTTGATGTTTGAATACATCAGTCAAAGTAATTTGGAATTGATTATGCGTAGGCTCCGATGATGTTATGCTGCAAGAAGCCAAAAAGAGGCATGAACCCAATATTAAGGAGAGTAATCTCTTCATGAGGTATTTTCTTCCTTTCTTTCGTAAATGAGTGATCCGCTACAGGAAATAATTGCACCAGTTCTCAAACCGAACGGCGATACTCAAGGATTTAATCTAAGAAATTATCAGTTCGATCCGGGTATAGATATAGCTGCATTCGAGATTTCCTTTGTCGATTTATCTCATACGCAAAATGAAAAAGATTATTTACGAATCGAATTGTTTGATAATGTCGAGCCGACGCAAAGCATTGACGAGTTAGTTGTGGTAAATGCTACAAATTTTAATGGTTATGATCGTGAAGAAATAAAATCAGAAGGAACAACAATGATAAGGTTAACTACACTTCCTTACTTTACTCAAATTAAAGAGTATACTAATGACTTTTTCATATGTGATGCAAATACGAATGGAGTAGGTGAGGATGGGACTGTGCAACAAGTTGAGTCGTTTGCAGGAATGAGTGGAAGCCCAGTCTTTAAAGTTACCCTGAAAGGAAGTACATGCCGTTGGATTGGAATCATGACTAATGGTGATCCTGAAGCAGGGCAATTTTGGGTTCTTGACTATCGAGTTGTGATAGATTTTCTTGATCAGAGATATTTTCATATTGACCAAGGCTTTGAGGATCCAGAATAACCACTCATAAATTTTGATATAGCTTTGCTACAATTTGATAGGCTTGAGGAGTTGCAAGCGCAATCAGCACATCAATTATGATATAACTAGGATCTACACTCACGTTTAAATGATCTAACTGTTGAACGTTTAAAATTAATAGATGCTACTAAACCCTCAAATTTGCGAGGACTCTATAATAAAATTGTGGCAGTCTAGGATTATTTTATTCCCGCAGTTTCTATTTAGGAAGATTTGTACAACTAAACGGATTTTAAAAAAAGCGATGAACACGGGATTAAAACCTTACATGAATATTAATAAAAAAGTTAACGTAGTTGAAAGTGTTAAAGTTAATATTAATGTTGTCATTAATGGACAAAATGTGATTCCAGCAAGTCAGATAGGCGATGGAAGACATAACAGCTCTAGTCATCGTTGACATTCCGTTTGTAGAATTTTTATAACGAACAAAAGCATGTGCAGTTTCAGAAAAAGAGAGGAGAGTCAATAAAAGTGGTATAGAAGAATTAAGACTTAATAGAACAACCAAAAGTAAAATGTCCATCCGAGCGTATCTACTTCGGGATTTCAACATGGATGTTAAAGCAAAGGTATCCAAATGGAATGGGTATGATTTCATTGGTGGGTGTGGGTGCTTTGTTACCATTTAAAGTAGCCCGTATCCGTGACTTGATCCATTTATTTACTCCCAATGAAAGTAAATACTTCAAAAAAAATTTATAACATCCGGCTTTGTAATACATGCCTTGTAGGTTAAGCCAGCATTAATAAAACAAATAGAGCTCTAATCATTTAGATTAGGGCTTTTTTTATTTTATTTTTGAAATTTTCACCACAGGTTGTTGGGAAAACAGACCAAGAGCACCATATTTTTTGACAATCATTTTTACCTCATAGTTGATATACTGACACCTGGGATTTTGATAGATGAAGGATACATAACGAGGTGATGTCCCTAGGGATATACAAATAGTTGTAAATTTACCGTCAAGTAACTTGAGTCACTCATAATTATTTCTATGAAAGTAGTGGAGTAAAATGGTAAATCGTTTGATGAGTTTTACGTTTGTAGGCATGCTGATTTTGCTCACATGTTTTCCTATGGCTGAAGCAAAAACGACACAAAATCCTATAGCGGAAGTATCTCAAATGGATCGAGAAATATTGGGGCTTCAGCAGACCTTATCTTTCTTCCAGACTGTTGCTGAAAAAAAGGGAGATAAGAAATTAGCGAAAAAGATCGAGAAGCAAATATCCATGTTTTCGCAAAAGAACACGAAGCTCCACGCTGCACCAAAGGATTCGAATCGGCTAAAACAACAAGAAAAAATTAAGAAGCATCTGGAAAAGCAAAAAAACAAGATTCAAGAGTTGCAAAAACAAATGGAGCAACAAGTAAATGCATACTGGGAACAACTTATGCCTGAGCTTTCTCCCCTAAAAACACCACCAATAAAGCAGGCGAACGCTGCCACATTACGCACTGCTGCTGTTCCGTTAACTTCAGCTACTCCAATCGTAGATCCCTTTGAACCGAATGACGAAACAAATACCAGCTATCCGATTATTAGTGGAAATCTTTATACCTCAAAGCTTTCCTCCGCAAATGACACCGATATGTATCGTTTGGATTCAGGGTCCCTCTTTGGAGAAATAACGGTGACACTGAGTGTTCCAAAAGACAAAAACTACGACCTTCTTGTCCTTCAAGATCCAAGTAAAGTAGTTGGGTCTAGTATGAATAGCGAACGTGGTCTAAAAGAGACGGTCACATTTTCTGTTCAACCAAATACGATCTATTACATTGCTGTATTTAGTATGGATCGAGATTACAGTGAAACAGATTCCTACAGTGTGAATGTAAGTAAAGTAAAAACAGAACTTGCTCTTGCTCAACCGGTTGATATTAGTCTGCCAGTAGGAGAAATACCAGCCTATCGCTTTACTGCTCCAGTAACAGGCACATATCGATTCTTTACAGGTTCATACGGAGGGTTTGGAGTGCCATTTGACACATTACTTCTTATGTATCAGGAAGAGCAAATGCAAGGCTTTGTAGATTTTAATGATGAAGCCTCGGATGGTTCTCTTTATTCCGAAATCAAGATAAACATGACAGCTGGAACCACATACTTTCTATATGTTCCTCCTTACGACCAATCCCAGGCTTTACATACGAGACTGACAGTTGTTCTAGACACAAGTGCTGCTGTAACTTCACCAACGATCAACGAAGCAACAGTTAATGATGGTAGTATTTCGGAGAAACAAGTAATCAACTTAACGAATGGCACTTTTCATACAGATGTAGCATCTGCTGTGACAGTAAATCATTTACCTCAAGGTTTACAGCCAGTTGTGACGCGTAACAGCGAAACTCAGCTCACCATCCAATTCACGGGAAATGCAAGTAATCATGAAAAGAAACATAGTGTTCAAAATGTCTATGTGACGATTCCGCATACAAAGATCACAGGTACGGACAAGGACGTAGTAACCAATACATTCGGTATAAATTTCACGGATACAGAATCCTTATTGGTTTCCACACCTATTGATATAAATTTACAACCTGACAGTAAAAAAATTGTAAAATTTACTCCTCCTGTTTCTGGGAATTTTGAAGTTTTTACTGATACCAATGCTACACAGCTCGCTATTTATGAGGATTATGGACAAACACGTTTAGTCGTCTCCACTGATGCTGGGAGCGAATCTCCTTTCTCCAAGGTAACTCCTTCCTTACAAAAAGGTCAGGATTATTATGTTGTCCTCTCGGTTGCAAATAATAGCTCTGTTCAAGCACGACTTACAGCTCGTTACATCGGAGTCGAATATGTGTACAACGCAAAAGGACAACTGGTCCAAATTAGACAAAATGACAAAATCTTGACTGAGTTTATCTATGATGGCAATGGAAATCTCACCAAGAAAACGGTTTATTAAGGAAAGAGGAGACAAAGCTCGATGCGAATCAAACAATGGTTAACAAAAAGTATAAATGTCATACTGGCAGCTTCCTTGCTATGGCCCGGTATGGCATATGCAAACACGGAGGAATCTCCAAATGGTACAGATTCAGCTTCTGCCTCCGATCAAAATGGGACGACAAAAAATTGGCTCACTACTTATGTGAACGCAAAAGACGAAGCATCCAAGAAAAAAGAGAAGAAACCAGATGACAAACCAAGCTACACCAAGGAGAAAGTACTCGCGGAGAATTGGGATTCCCTTCACCCAAACGATGTGTGGCAAGCTTATCGCAATTCGACAAGAGAAATGCTCCAGATTGCTTCCTATTTTTACCCACAATTTGATAAATTTTTGTCACACAACGAGCAAGTAGAGAAATACCAGTGGACAGATGAAATAGTCATCGGAAAGATTAGCAAACTTACCAAAACGAAGTACGAGCAGATTTCTGCACTTTTGCCTGCGATAAAAATCTTTTTTGAACAAAGTAAGTCGGAAGATCAGCCTAAACCTACTCTACAACAACGAAACGCCTTGACTAGCTCTTCACTTGCTTCGAGTCCTCCCGATGCGATGTACGACTCAGAAGGTTTGACGTATCAATACAAGCGATCCAACACAGACAATCCGGTGGACGAGCTATACCGGACAGCGAATGTGAGAGAAATCGACCTTCAATTAGATGGAAAACATGGGATGGATTTGACGTTAGAAAGAAGCTATTCTTCTTTGGACGCCATGACCGAGGATATTTATTATTCTACTTCAGAAATTAACAGGACACGTCCCTTACAAGGAGATGTAAACTCCCTGAAACACGGCTGGAGTCTGAATTTCCCTCGGTTTCAGGAGATATACAAATCAAATACGAATTGTACCAAATCAAGTGATGCGACTAAATATTCATGTGGACATAAAGGTGAAGGCGAGCGATACCTTTTTACATTAGAGGATGGGACCGTTCTGGAGTCCTCCACGAAGTATGGAACATGGGTAAACACCCCATTTCAAGGGGCTACAATGGTCAACTATCGAGACAAAACTGGTGAATTTGGCGAGTACCACATGGCCACATTGCGAGTGAATGGGGATAAGTATGATTTTGGGGAGGAGTCTCGATACAAGGGGGATGATCTGTACACCACCTATCTGGTCAAGAAAACAAATCCTTATGGAGATACAATCCACTATCGCATCCCAGATGACCATAGTTTGCCTATCGAAATTACTGACAGCGTAGGACGCTATATCGTCATGGATCGATTATCGGGCAGTACACAGGTAAGAGTATACCAAGATAGTTCGAAGACAACCTTGTTGAAGCACCTAGAATATGAGTGGGGAATCTATACGAACCAAGATCGTGTAATCGAACACGATGTATCCGGTACAGCAAGTAAAGTGATCGCCGAATATATGTATCATGATGCCAAATTATACGGGAAGTCTGAATTTAACTTCAAACCGGACTATACCTTCCTGGCGACGAACGGTGTCA from the Brevibacillus brevis genome contains:
- a CDS encoding DUF1835 domain-containing protein; translation: MEPNVVIVFKIENKNYLTVSDLSEKGEWKTFEINRGDDFDSFNHEEHKPRVGKGYFITQDDMNIMVEEINKHIQKCPQTLFPGEKHWSNTVSAVHIVSPEFAAGPLRVGLERPKIVIGFPDFLSIGPLRNLDEKIGQKLRNEWLHENINFEQDDYVYLNKFTNTLREIDDISDHVPIYIWCGNNADEQTGLRFILYLLRDKKNDIFIINSTKFYQRYITSKVEEQYVFSTGQIEAKNLKLIFEKSIEGKPLSDRDRKQFNKEWETLSQSKEVLRLWINDEIKGVPEHHFDTLILETIEKLHQEQGNKEFLLTARVIGEILKQMNEVIGDFFLEYRIRHLIYSGVLELKGIPKSMRHYRIRMR
- a CDS encoding DUF5710 domain-containing protein, coding for MNRYDLRVPFSEKDYAKSLGAKWDLEKKVWYISDEIDLEPFQKWFPTKVESFNVRANSFEIAESVQTCWKCQKKTRVFSFCLPEGFELLEEHGESVERWVRQDYSTMPSNITVLSDRVLDVIQRITTRYVVNFSKTASHSYYLNHCEHCNSKQGDFYLHSEPGNAFFPMSDEEMDQIKMQQFNLPFSAYATSFSIGTFFD
- a CDS encoding GNAT family N-acetyltransferase, with protein sequence MDDVDIKLRVKLISKKGVMVPDPNIFLEFDSEQKHLRIADIRMEEDQVNKGYGSIMMNAIMQLGNELNVQCITGWISQVDWDHIERLEHFYKKFGFSCEINHEIKHGTIIWKNADYIREYKI
- a CDS encoding GNAT family N-acetyltransferase, coding for MSDEIIVHPVAWPPAPIKTERLELRQSEARDRVALIDLFASPEVGTYVGGSRPRDELEQALPEVPGQRFGFFVVDLNGTTIGMITLDRRGPERKGHIRPEGGEPELGYMFLPQAWGRGYATEACAAALDWFAELERFEDYGAEQWFGVWYPGTRPIELMPDSATARRGR